One genomic region from Camelus bactrianus isolate YW-2024 breed Bactrian camel chromosome 3, ASM4877302v1, whole genome shotgun sequence encodes:
- the LOC105074877 gene encoding rho-related GTP-binding protein RhoG-like, whose product MIESCVQKKEDKSMAQICTAYCQANSNDTDSMAEQRLSSLSCKLNLNLWDTAGQEEYDCLRTLSYPQTNIFVICFSITSPPSYENVRHKWHPEVCHHCPDVPILLVGTKKDLRSQPDTLRCLKEQGQAPAKQIHAVSYLECSALQQDGVKEVFAEAVRAVLNPTPVKRGRSCVLL is encoded by the exons ATGATTGAAAG CTGTGTGCAGAAGAAAGAGGACAAGAGCATGGCACAGATTTGCACAGCATACTGTCAAGCCAACAGCAATGATACAGACTCCATGGCAGAACAGCGGCTATCT AGCCTCAGTTGCAAGCTGAACCTGAACCTGTGGGACACAGCGGGCCAGGAGGAGTACGACTGCCTCCGCACACTCTCCTACCCTCAGACCAACATCTTCGTCATCTGCTTCTCCATTACCAGTCCGCCCTCCTATGAGAATGTGCGGCACAAGTGGCATCCAGAGGTGTGCCACCACTGCCCCGACGTGCCCATCCTCCTGGTGGGCACCAAGAAGGACCTGAGATCCCAGCCTGACACCCTCCGGTGCCTCAAGGAGCAGGGCCAGGCGCCGGCCAAGCAGATCCACGCTGTGAGCTACCTCGAGTGCTCGGCCCTGCAGCAGGACGGCGTCAAGGAAGTGTTTGCGGAGGCTGTCCGGGCTGTGCTCAACCCCACGCCAGTCAAGCGTGGGCGGTCCTGCGTCCTCTTGTGA